One window of the Tautonia marina genome contains the following:
- a CDS encoding DUF6629 family protein, whose product MSAEASFGAAAVLMPVGLSCVREAVRKEPAKLALAAIPLIFGVQQACEGFVWLELNRGASRPDSPAALAYLFFAFWLWPAWIPFSVALFERRGRPFVLLLLLLGIGVGAGLWLPLIFEPERLLVIEVIRHSIHYQLGDLPIFRVVPEMVLRGIYLAIIILPFAFSDRRLQGFGAAVLASSLVSQIAFGYAFFSIWCLFAALLSLYLGVYFARLPRRTVRPEVGPTAG is encoded by the coding sequence ATGAGCGCAGAAGCGAGCTTCGGGGCCGCGGCCGTTCTGATGCCGGTCGGGCTTTCTTGCGTGCGAGAAGCGGTTCGCAAGGAACCGGCGAAGCTGGCCCTCGCGGCGATCCCCCTGATCTTCGGGGTTCAGCAAGCGTGTGAGGGGTTTGTGTGGCTCGAACTGAATCGCGGGGCAAGTCGACCGGATTCACCCGCCGCGCTGGCGTATCTGTTCTTCGCGTTCTGGCTCTGGCCCGCATGGATCCCGTTCAGTGTTGCGCTCTTCGAACGGAGAGGGCGGCCGTTCGTCCTGCTCCTGCTGTTGCTGGGGATCGGGGTCGGAGCGGGCCTCTGGCTTCCCCTCATCTTCGAGCCCGAACGGTTGCTCGTCATTGAAGTGATCCGGCATTCGATCCACTACCAGCTCGGGGACCTTCCAATTTTTCGGGTGGTTCCCGAGATGGTGCTTCGTGGAATATACCTGGCAATCATCATCCTCCCGTTCGCCTTCTCCGACCGCCGTCTTCAGGGGTTTGGCGCGGCCGTACTCGCCTCGTCGCTGGTCAGTCAGATCGCCTTCGGCTACGCCTTCTTCTCCATCTGGTGCCTGTTCGCCGCCCTGCTCTCGCTTTACCTGGGCGTCTACTTCGCCCGCCTTCCTCGAAGGACCGTACGGCCTGAGGTCGGACCAACCGCAGGCTGA